The window TAATGTAACACCTGATTGAAATGGGGAATCTCCTCCTGTGAACAGTCAGTCAGCGTGACGATTGGTTGATGCTAGAGCAGTAATCACTTTGTATAGGTGCGGATGGAAAATATTCACAGCGGAGAAGGCGAGTAAGTGAGTTCCAAGAAATAATAGTGAAACATACTTGGGGTAGACATATTTCATGCCCCGATCCAAATGCGGGTTAAGCGATGAAGTTGGGAATGCGAATGCGGCTGCTATTTCAGCTGTCGCTTCCGACATTTCTGCCGTCAAGATATTGCTGGCCAtggagatcaagaagataTACGTCGAAAATGAGGAAGTGATTGGAGAGTAATCTCGTCTACTGCAGTCGTTATGTTAGCTTTGCTTCCGTCGGCTCGGCGTCGTTATTTATTGCCTTTCCGAACAGAACTACTGCAGCCGTTGGCGTCCGGATCAGGCACGCCTGCTACTGTCTGCCGTCTGCGGTTGTGTAACTGAACAATTGAGCCTTCTTTTGGTCTCATAGGCTAATGTCACATAGTCGTCCAGGTTACTAGCTACTGCCGCCGGTAataacagcagcagcagcagcagaggaagaagaagtgatgTAGAGAGGATGTTTCTATTTTTCCCAAGCTCCGACCCAACTGCTTAGCTATTTCTTAGTTATTAGTTATTGTATTGGAATACGATCCACAGCTTGTTACAGTAACTACTTATTCCATAATAGGTGTCTAACAGCGCATGGTAGATCCAAAGTACATAGGTACACAATTGTTAGTTACGCTCGTAGAGCATATACTGTTGATACACATAGCATAACAATTCGACATGAGTGAAACCCGGAGTTTAATATATCACTACCCAAACTATCAACCTTATCGGCAGTATAGTAATATTTGGTGGTCGCTTTGTATGCTCGTAGACTTATATAATCGAGCCGATATTTCGTTATCTACTGAAGGTGGCAgttgaaaagaagggcaaggcaGAGAGGGATCGCTCCTGAAAGAGGTTGGTACTGCTCTGAAAGCACCATTGTCGGGGACGGCGGTGACTGTCCACACAGAGAGCAGAATCTGAAGATCGAACGGATAGAGTCTGATTGCTATACTTTCTGACTGAGGTGGCGCTTTCGTTCTTGTTGTAAGTATATGGGATTTAGCAGCTTTAAAACATTGACCATCAGTGCAGTAAGCATGCCGGGGTACCTGCGGTCTTTCTTGATATATTATCAGTTTTCCAGAATCGGTTGCTTTAAATGTGGGAATCCAATCCAAAAATGTGTCTGGGACGAATCATATCGAATCATGACGAAGACCCCACAGCAAAAAAGCTACGTTCTCTCCCAGTTCGTTCCGCAAGATCTCTCTTGGTGGTACAGCGCATGCAGAGGCCTTTTTACAGTTATGCGGGCCAAAAATCATGAACTCAAATTGTGATCTGCTTCTGCGCATAGGGAAGACGTCATGCTCAATGGCACAAACAACGATGTTGACTGACCTACGGGACATCCTTGTGCAGTAAGACGTTgtgaaaagacaaaggtGGCAACTTCTGATTTCGATGTAGGCGCCAAAAAAGGATTGCGATGTAAATTTCTGGCCCTGTTGATATCATGAAACCTTTAGTAACCCCTCGTGTGATCCTCCCAACCACTTGCAATGCTCCAAAGGCGCGAAACGATGAGTCGAAAGGCCAAGAAAATTCCGGCATGTATATGAGAAAGAGTGCATCCCGATACTACAAGTCCTCCAATCGACAAAGCCCGTCGcttacttcttcttgccggCGACGGCCCTGCCAACACGACGACCACTGTGAATTTAATCAGCACAACCTTCAACAAATCCCAAGCCTGAAAAGAAACGTACGTGGTCTTGGTGTGCTGACCCCTGACCTTAAGACCCCAGTGGTGTCGGAGACCTCGGTGGGTcctgatcttcttcaacctctcgAGGTCCTCACGGAGACGCTGGTCGATAACgttggagaggatgtgCTGGCTCTTGCCGTCGGTGATGTCTCGCTGCCTGTTAAGGAACCAAGAAGGGATCTTGAACTGGGCGGGGTTCTGCATGATGGTGACGATTCGCTCGAGCTCGTCGGAGTTGAGCTCACCAGCCCTATTCGAATGTCAGTTGGTTGTTCATCCGCAATATAGAGATTCCCAGGGATGGACACACCTCTTGTTGAGGTCAACATCGGCCTTCTTGCAGACCAAGTTGGCGTATCGTCGACCGACACCCTTAATCTCAGTAAGAGCGTACATGATCTTACCGCCACCCTTAACGTTGGTGTTAAGGAGACGCAAGATGTGCTGAAGAAATTTTCGTCAGCACCATTCCCCGACTAGTCCCCTTCCCATGCAATCCACCGTCAACTTCCTTCGCCAACCCAAGCTCCAACGGTAACATCACCACACATTCCACGCATCCCTCgttctcttccattctgATG of the Cryptococcus tetragattii IND107 chromosome 14, whole genome shotgun sequence genome contains:
- a CDS encoding 40S ribosomal protein uS13, with the translated sequence MSFAPLEAHQQFQHILRLLNTNVKGGGKIMYALTEIKGVGRRYANLVCKKADVDLNKRAGELNSDELERIVTIMQNPAQFKIPSWFLNRQRDITDGKSQHILSNVIDQRLREDLERLKKIRTHRGLRHHWGLKVRGQHTKTTGRRVGRAVAGKKK